The nucleotide sequence CTCGGCCAATCTGGCCGTTCCTCGTCGCTTATATGAGTTGTGGGTCCATGCTAGGCCTGACTTGACGTGTACAAAGCTCTTCATGCTGAAGGGAGGGCATCTGAAGTAGAACTTCAGGGCGTGCATGCCGAAGCTCGTGCAGCTCGTGAGGCATGTGAGTACAACCCTCTTACACCTGATGGGGATGACATCAACTTTGATGATGCGAACCGTCTTGCTTCTGACTCTTTGTATGAAGATGCGTATCCAACCGGGGATGATGTGTAAATTTTTGTTTGTACTAACTTTTTGCTTTGGGACTTTTGTAAGGGCATGCTTGAGCCCGTTGTAAAGATAGGTGTAAGTAACATTTTGAGGTAATGTAGAATTTGTTTCGCCGACTCGGTAATGATCTTTGTAATATCTATGGTATCCAGGGTACTTGTCGAACTATTACGCTGATTTTGCTTTGGGTGAGTTCGATCCCTTTTTCTTTTGGCAGTGGCTTTAGCCTTTGGGATGCTACTTTCGAACTGTCGTTGAAGtgggatcccgtcgtagttcgagcgaAGTCGAACTTATATTTTCATTGATGGCCTTGGCTcattgggatgttaccttcgaACTGTCGTCAAGGTAGGATCTCGTCGTAGTTCggatgaggtcgaactcatattttcatcgatggccttggccattgggatgttaccttcgaactgtcgtcgaggtaggatcccgtcgtagttcgaatgaggtcgaactcatattttcgtcgatggccttagccattgggatgttaccttcgaATTGTCATCAAGGTAGGATCACGTCGTAGTTCagatgaggtcgaactcatattttcgtcgatggccttggccattggggtGTTACCTTCGAACCGTCGTCGaggtaggatcccgtcgtagttcgaatgaggtcgaactcatattttcatCGATGgacttggccattgggatgttacatTCGAACTGTCATTGaggtaggatcccgtcgtagttcgaatgaggtaGAACTCATATtttcatcgatggccttggccattgggatgttcgCTCACATTGGAGGTTTGATCATATTCCCATAGGAAATACATGTCGACTTtatacatacaatggagatttgattatattcttATAGGAAACACATGTCGACTTTGTACATACAATGGAAATTTGATTATATTCTTGTAGGAAACACATGTCGACTTTGTACATataatggagatttgattatattctCGTAGGAAATACATGTCGACTTTGTACGTACAATAGAGATTTGATCATCTATATCCAGTCCCTACATTACTCGACCTGGAGATCACGTCGACGAGCCAGGTAATGAACAATACTTCGGACCTCGAGATGCCCCCCTtgccgcctcattaaaaacctctccgagaaaacccgattgggacaaaacccggatgaaggaaaaagagtatgaCTTAGGTGGCGCCTCCtttcagaagttgaagtatttgagatgggcgacattccaattgttttggagtagttttccgtCCATTGTCTCTAACTAGAATGCTCTTTTGTTTGTTGCCgccgtgattttgtatggtccgtccCAGTTTGTTCCTAGTTTTCCCTCGCTAGGATCTTTCgctgcttgtgttttagctttgagGACATAGTCTCCGACCTTGAGCGGTCGTACTTTGGCCTTCTTGTTATAGTAtctttctacttgttgcttttgggctaccattcttacGTGGGCCATATCCCTTCGTTCTTCGACTTCGTCCAGATCTTGTAGCCTACTTTCATCGCTGTTTGGTCCGCTTTCGTTGGAGAATCTCAACCTAGGTTCTCCGACTTTGACGGGTATAACTGCGTCAGTCCCGTAAACTAGTGAATACGGCGTCTCGCCTGTGCTAGTTTTTGGCgtagtgcggtatgcccataatacttctaGTAGTAGTTTAGGCCATAACCCTTTCGCGTCCTcgagcttctttttcaatatattcagtATCACTTTATTGGAGGATTCGGCTTGGCCATTGCCGGCGGGATGGTATGGTGTGGAGAGTATtcgcttgatgtgccatttttcgaaaAACTCGGTCATTTTCTTTCCGACAAACTGAGGTTCGTTGTCacagctgatttctttggggatgccgaagtgacatattatatttttccatatgaacgCGATAACTTCTTGCTCATGTATTTGAGTgtatgcacctgcttccacccatttagaaaaatagttagttaaaaccaaaaggaagcgtACCTTACCTCGTCCTGCCAGGAGGGGTCCGACAATATCCATACCCtactttatgaatggccatggagaaGTGACGAAATGCAGGAGTTCTCCTTCTTGGTGTATCATAGAGGCGTACTTTTGACACCGTTCACACTTCCTAACGTAATTCGTGGCTTCTTTCTTCATGGTAGGCCAGTAGTATCTGGCGTGGATGAGGCATCAGATAAGGGCATGGTTTCCCGTGTAGGAGTCGCAGTGCCATTCGTGTACTTCTTCTAGTACTCGTATTGTTTGATTTGGCCCATGACACTTGGCCAGGGGGCCGCCGAACGTTCTCTTATAAAGATCACAATTTACGAGGTTGTATCTGGCTGCCTGTATtcgaagctttttggcttctttcttATCTTGTGGGAGCGTTCCATCCAACAAATATGTTACGATACGGTTgcaccagtcccaagttaggtttatagaatgtacctcgacCTGGACTATTGCGGAATGGATAAGAGTGACCAtattttccttgttgatatttctggtGGTTGCTGCTAGCTTGGCGAGAACATCTGCTTCGATATTTTGTGCCCTGGGTATTTGGTCGAGGCGACATTTGTCGAATTCTGGCAACAGTTTGTGAATTTCTGACTGGTACTTTTGTAGTctctgttctttgatttggaaagtcccagtGACTTGGTTCACTACGAGTTGAGAATCGCAATGGAGGATAAGTTGTTGAGcgccatatttgagggctaacatcaatcctgcaatcacagcttcatactcagcctcgttgttagtcatctcggggcatcgtatggactggcgaatcactTCGCCCGTAGGAACTTTGAGGATGAACTCAGTCCAGATCCCGATGCATTAGATGCACCGTCGGTGTAGAGGACCCAGAGGTCAAAATGTGTGGAAGTGCGGAGCGCCTCCTGCTATACTTCAGGAAATATTTTCTCGCTGAAATCGACGATGAAATCAACGAGCACTTGCGACTTAATAGCAGTTCGTGGTTGGTATGTTATGTCGTGCTCGCTTAATTCTATGGCTCATTTGGCCAACCTACCCTATAGTTCAGGTTTGCGTAGGATGCCCCTGAGGGGGAAGGTTGTCACCActtttatggggtgacattgaaaatatggtctaagctttcgtgaagctacgactaacgCTAGAGCTAATTtttcaaggtgagggtaccttgtttcggcatcAATTAAGGTTTTGTTGATGTAGTAAATCggagattgtgtacctttgtTTTTGCGGATCAAGACTACACTTACCGCGACTTCGGAGACTGCTAGGTACACCAGTAGGCATTCACTCGGGTCTGCCTTGACGAGTAGTGGTGGCGAGGATAGGTAtgctttcatctttctcaaggcGTCGACGCATTCTGAATTCCATTGTAGTCCGtggtctttccttagcacattgaAGAATTTATGGCATCTGTCCGACGATCGTGAAATAAACCTCAATCGGGCGGCTATTTGTCCTGTTAATTtatgcacctgcttcttgcaggTTAATGTCTCAAGTATTCCTTCGATGGCTCTGATCTGATCCCTGTTGACTTCGATACCCCTTTGTGATACCagaaaaccaaggaactttcctgaAGTTACGCCGAAGGCGCATTTTTTTGGATTCAGTTTCATTCCGTATTGCCTCAATATCtcgaaggcttccttcagatgaccaatgtgatcctctttctttttcgacttca is from Nicotiana tabacum cultivar K326 chromosome 18, ASM71507v2, whole genome shotgun sequence and encodes:
- the LOC142172792 gene encoding uncharacterized protein LOC142172792, which gives rise to MTEFFEKWHIKRILSTPYHPAGNGQAESSNKVILNILKKKLEDAKGLWPKLLLEVLWAYRTTPKTSTGETPYSLVYGTDAVIPVKVGEPRLRFSNESGPNSDESRLQDLDEVEERRDMAHVRMVAQKQQVERYYNKKAKVRPLKVGDYVLKAKTQAAKDPSEGKLGTNWDGPYKITAATNKRAF